Proteins from a genomic interval of Tenacibaculum sp. SZ-18:
- the arfB gene encoding alternative ribosome rescue aminoacyl-tRNA hydrolase ArfB encodes MANKEILLSELQFKATKSSGPGGQHVNKVASKIELHFNLDNSKGLSDEEKNLIRAKLRNKISKTGFLILYSQETRSQHKNKETVIKLFFKLLTASLIKPKKRRATKPTRSSLVKKAEYKQNHSLKKQLRRKPNVD; translated from the coding sequence TTGGCGAATAAAGAAATTCTTTTATCTGAATTACAATTCAAAGCAACTAAAAGTTCTGGGCCAGGTGGGCAACATGTAAATAAAGTTGCTTCTAAAATTGAATTACATTTCAATCTCGATAATTCAAAAGGTTTATCAGATGAAGAAAAAAACTTGATTCGAGCTAAATTGAGGAATAAAATTTCAAAAACAGGATTTCTAATTTTATATTCACAAGAAACCCGTTCTCAACATAAAAACAAAGAAACTGTAATTAAATTATTTTTTAAACTATTAACTGCCAGTTTAATAAAACCCAAAAAAAGAAGAGCTACAAAGCCAACTAGAAGTTCTTTGGTCAAAAAAGCAGAATATAAACAAAACCACTCACTCAAAAAACAATTAAGACGAAAACCAAACGTCGATTAA
- a CDS encoding AAA family ATPase — MEEKLRQSEINLVKVVLFGPESTGKTTLSRQLARHYNTVWAPEYAREYLQYKWNNERKTCEKSDLIPIAIGQMDLENSLAKKANKLLICDTDLLETKVYSEEYYGGFVNPLLDEFAIKNTYDIYFLTYIDTPWEEDDLRDRPEQREKMFNAFKNALEKYNRPYVLLKGDKETRLKKATQIIEDLIAKKDNLYSYSDTLIDLDLHCLHQNIDPNTLMH, encoded by the coding sequence ATGGAAGAAAAGCTTAGACAATCCGAAATTAATTTAGTTAAAGTAGTTTTATTTGGTCCAGAAAGTACAGGTAAAACAACACTTTCTCGTCAGCTTGCTCGACATTATAATACAGTTTGGGCACCAGAATATGCAAGAGAATATTTACAATACAAATGGAATAATGAACGTAAAACTTGTGAAAAAAGTGATCTAATTCCAATTGCTATTGGTCAAATGGACTTAGAAAACTCTTTAGCAAAAAAGGCGAACAAATTATTAATTTGTGATACTGATTTACTAGAAACCAAAGTGTATTCAGAAGAATATTACGGTGGATTTGTTAATCCGCTATTGGATGAATTTGCTATCAAAAACACCTATGACATTTACTTCCTAACCTATATAGACACACCTTGGGAAGAAGACGATTTAAGAGATAGACCTGAACAACGTGAAAAAATGTTTAACGCGTTTAAAAATGCTCTTGAAAAATACAATCGTCCTTATGTTCTTTTAAAAGGAGATAAAGAAACCAGATTAAAAAAAGCTACTCAAATTATTGAGGATTTGATTGCTAAAAAAGATAATTTATATTCTTATTCAGATACATTAATCGATTTAGATTTACATTGCTTACATCAAAATATTGATCCAAATACCTTAATGCATTAA